Part of the Syngnathus typhle isolate RoL2023-S1 ecotype Sweden linkage group LG17, RoL_Styp_1.0, whole genome shotgun sequence genome is shown below.
GAGCCCAGAGCCAAAGTGGCCGAGAAGAGCGCCGATCCCATTCGAAGGCTGGGTAAGTCACCTTATTTATTATTCCTCACTTGTTGTTACTAATTCATTCAGCACCGTAACTTTCAAACGCTTGCTCTGTAATCTCATGAATACTTTcttccaaatgtcttttttatctttttcttcctttcttgtGCAACTATTTGGTAAAAAAGAGAACAACAGACCATCTGCACACGTTGAAATGTTCTACATGTTTTGCATGACATAACCTATTTGGTTGAAACAGGAGGACCAATTACAAAAGTTAGGGAAAGTCTTtgtaaacaacaaaaacaatttgctgtttttatttttcaaagacCATGCGTGGTTTTCAGCGCACCTTTCAGCAAACTTTGTcatgtcctgtcctgtcctgtcctgtcctgtcctgtcctgtctctctctctctctctctctctctctctctctctctctctttctctctctctctctctctctctctctctctctctctctcacaaatCCAATGTGCTGCTCATCTTCCCCGTTGATCTTTGACACACCTCTTCCAAGCTGCGCTCTGACTCAAGTGAGTGTTGTAGTGTCCCGTAATAATCAAGAGTTTACCATGAGTCACTTGTCAGTCACAAATGAAAACTCACATGCTCAGTAAATCAACATGGTTGATGTGTCCAAAACACCTTGTCAGAAAAAATAAGAGAGACATTCCAATCAGTTGAGCTTTAATACCCCAAATTGCCCACTATGTGACAAATGATAGAAATAAAGGCCCCCCTGGCGCCCTCTCCTTCATTGCTCAGACTTCCTCGGGCCGTCCTCTAGACCGGACTTGAGCCAGGCGGACAGCTGCCCTACTTTGTCGACATCTCACGCACGCCATCAGCGACACCTTCGATTGGTCTTTATTCACGCAAGTGTGCGATCCTTTGGCTCGCCGGGTCCGGTGGCGCTCCTCATCCCGAGGGAAACCTGAACCTGGCCCCGGGCGGAGCTGCGGCGGACGGCGCTCTCGCTCATATACACCTGCTGATGTTTTTCTGTCTCATGTTAGCTTTGGATATGCCAGTGCTGGCTGTTactagccagccagccagccagccagccagccagcagccagccagccagccagccagccagccagccagccagccagcacttGGGAAGGGGGGAGGCACACCGAGCGAGGGAGATTCTCTGCTGCTGCCTTGACGGCGCGCCGCCCCAACCAAATCTGCCCTTCTCAAAGTAGCAGCTCATGGGAATGCACTTGAATGGCTAGAAAACAGCACTCGCGCAGTCGTCAGAAAGTACACGTTTGATGGTTAACTCGATGGCTCCTCTTAACCGTTGGCACCACCACACCGAAAAAGTCCTCTGCATGCACGCTCAGCATAAAAGTGGCGTGATTCGTGCTCGTTCTTCCCCCTAACCGCTTTGCGCAATCAAAGTCAACACAAAGACAGAAAAGCGGATTTTGCAGGCTTGAAAGAGGCCCTTTGGCTGGCCCGCTCAACACTGTTGTCGATGACCTGCAAGTTCATGTGGGAATGCCTCGCTTGCCTTGTGGTAACGATGAGGGAGGGGAGCGGGAAGGCTGGGCgcttgagcgagcgagcgagagttcTTTGTGTCCAATGGGGCAAAGAAAAGGGCAAGGGGAACTTGCTTATATCTGCACAGGAGTTGTTGGCGTAATTAAAGCATTAGAATGCGCCGGCAGTTTTCCAGATAAAAAAACCAAGGCCGCTGCCGGGAGTAATGTGACATGGGAGCGCTCTGGAAAGACTGGCCGGCCACTCTTTTTCCTTTTGTCCTTGCCCGCCGCCATTCACGGCAGCAAACGGAGCGGCCATGCATAGCCGAAAAGCAGCGGCCCTCCTTGAGCGCAGCTACTGGGTAAAAATGCACAAAgttcacagtgtgtgtgtgtgtgtgtgtgtgtgttttgaagctttggaATGAAAGCTGCGTAAACACTCCAGTTCCAAAATCAGATAACAAAGACGCCATTGTAGGAACCTGCACTCGCCATTGTAGGAACCTGCACTCTCTCCTGCATCGCGCTTACGTAATGACCTTCCCTCGATCACTCTCCTCacattttcatttattgatgtatttgtttttgggcgCGTGATTACATTTCCATGCACAGAGGCAGAAGTCGTTCATCCAGAGCAAACGTTGGCCACTCAAAGCTAACTCCAGCTTTCCTTTTTTCCTTGGCCGAATAAATCTGCGCGCAATAGTGAATGATTTACTCTCGCCGGCCCGTCGTGGCGTCTAAGCGTGTCCTAAGAATTCTGCGCAGATAAGTGGCGCTTCAATTCTTGGGTCAACACTTAAGCAAgcttgtgtgtgaatgtgctgcAAATAAACGTGCAAGCGGGGCAGCCTCGGTCCAGAAACGATGTCTTCTCGAAATGGATCATCACGCGACTGTGTTTTAGGTCTGCTGGACAACGAGGACGTGCGCGTGATGATGCGCGGCTCCAACATGGTGAAAGTCCGCTCCGCCAGGTGGCAGAAGAGGCGCGACCTGCGCCTGCTGGACGACGGACTCACCGTGTGGTGCGAGTCGTCCAAGAGCTCCCGCAAGGCCAAAGCCCGTCAGACGTGTGAGTTGATGGCCCGTAAACGATGTTGATGCTAACCGCCACCTTGAACCAAATGAACTCAAGAACCAGAAGCACCTGCTTGCTGTTCTTGCGAGCCTTGCCACGGGAGCGCAGAGAGTACATGAGGAGGAAACGGGCTCCGAGAACAAAGGGAGAATGGAAAGCGCTCATGCGCCCGACGACAATGAAAAGGTTTTCATCGGGAGGAAAGCCAAGCCATGTCAAAACAAGTGAAAGGGGATTTCCCCCCAAGCCAGAGTGAGTGTCCAGGGAATGGAAAAGAAAATTCATCCATGTGCTTTTTGCGTGCAGTATGCATGCTAGCACTTCAGGATTCACCTCCTTCTGGAACGGGGTCCCATTTCAATCTTTGAGCGATGAGTTGGTCTCACCGCTCGCTCACCAGATATTTGGCTAGGTGCGATGTGACAGCGACACACACGTGCTAGTTTTGTCACATCCCAGTCAAAAAACACGTCCTAATGCAAGGTCAGAAGATCAGGTGAGCGAAAGAGGCTATTATGAGAACTGGTGGAGTCAtttcgaagaagaagaaagaaaaaggactgGTATTTTTGAATGATTCTCCTTTTCATTCATTGACGTTGCCAACCAAACCCAAAATGAGACCTGAAATCATTTTCCAGATGACGTGTGGAGCACAAAATGTGAATCTCATGCTATCTACGTATATGCGACTGTCGGTTCCTACAAAAAGTGTTTGACACCTGAACCTCAAACATTTGGGTCCTACCTCCCTCCGGCCATATGAATGTCATTCGTTTGAACTCCTTCCTCCAGTTGCCGTGACTGAAGTGGAGTGCGTGCGAGAGGGCTGCCAGTCGGAGGCGCTGCGTCGGATCTCGGGCTCGGTGCCGGACAGCCGCTGCTTCACCGTGGTCTTCAGGGGGGCCCGCAAGAGCCTGGACCTGCTGTGCCCGTGCGAGGACGAAGCGCAGCGCTGGGTGCGAGGCCTGCGCACCCTGAAGGAGCGCGTTGCCAACATGACGCAGAAGGAGAAACTGGACCAATATCCTTGTCCACGTTGAAGACACGTAGGCATCcagctcaaccccccccccccccccttttctgccTTAACCACTGCCTCCCTCCACTTGGATCCGCGGCTACCTGCGGCGAGCCGATCAGAACCAGGACGGCAAGATGAGCTACGACGAAGTCCGCCGGCTGCTGCAGATGATCAACATCGACCTGAGCGAGCAGTACGCTCGCTCCTTGTTCAAGGTCACCTAcggtgtccgtccgtccattgaGTGGGCATCACGGCTGtctcttttttatctttacGCTCCTTCCCGACCGTGGGATGCGATGtgatcccatcccatcccctcCTGAGCGATGCTGTTGAAAGGCTTGCTCGATGGGGAATGGTGATCACGCCCTTGCGCTGCTTTTGTTTCATCTTCTCTCTGTTGACCAGGGCACCCACCGAGTCAGTCCGTGATGTTTTCCCATGACTGATCTTGCCCAGGAtggctactttttgcacaagttaGAAAGTTGACCTCTTGACCGTTTCCCATGCAGAGGTGCGACCGGTCCGGGGACAGCCGCCTGGACCACAACGAGATCGAGGAGTTCTGCCGCGAGCTGCTGCGCCGGCCCGAGCTGGACGCCGTCTTCCGCCACTACTCCGGCAACGGCTGCGTGCTCTCCACCGCCGAGCTGCGCGACTTTCTGGGGGACCAGGGAGAGGACGCCAGCCTGGCCCACGCCCAGAATCTCATCGGCACCTACGAGCTCAACGACTGGGGTGAGTCAATGGATAAGACAAATATGCAAGAGCCGTTGTTTTGGGGTAAAAGGAATGCACAAAATAACCTTGGCGGCTCACTGACGATTTCCGAACCAATCAGCTCAGAAGAACCAATTCATGACCCAGAACGGCTTCACTATGTACATGCTGTCGCGGGAGAACGACGTGCTGAACCCGGAACACGCCCGTGTCTACCAGGACATGAGCCGCCCCCTGGCCCACTACTTCATCTCCACCTCGCACAACACCTACCTCACCAAGGACCAAGTGACCAGCGCCAGCAGCACCGAGCCCTACATCAGGTTTGCTAGTCTGtcaaatgatcttttttcttttttaaatcgttCCAAACGTGTGTGCGCGTCAGGGCTTTGATTCAAGGCTGCCGCTGCGTGGAGCTGGACTGCTGGGACGGAGACAAAGGCGAGCCGGTCATCTACCACGGTCACACGCTCACCTCCAAAGTGCCTTTCAGGGAGGTCATTGTCACCATCGCCCAGTACGCCTTCAAGGTGCGGCCCAGTGCAGTCTAACGGCGGCTTGAAATTGTGCTTCGGCGCTATCCGACCAAACACCTGACTCAATCGACGTGACAAGTGCTTGAATTTGATTTGTGCAAAGTGAGACTGCTTTCGGAAGTGTGCCTTTTGTCCGCTAGGCGTCTCCGTACCCTCTGATCTTGTCCCTGGAGAACCATTGCTCCGTGGAGCAGCAGGTGGTCATGGCCAAACACCTCCACGCCATCCTGGGCAGCAAGCTGCTCAACAAGCCCCTCAGCGGCCACTCGCTCAAGGACCTGCCCTCACCCGAAGTATGAATCGCGTTCAAAACCAAACCAAATCAGATGGTGCCCCTTAATGGTGCTGCTTGCAGGAGCTGAGGGGACGTATTCTGGTCAAGGGGAAGAAGCAGATCCCTCAGCTGGGCCAGCTGGGCAAGAACGGAAGCTACGGCAGCTTCTCCTCAAGCTCCGAGGACGAGCAGACGGGCGCAAACAAGAGCACGCCCAAGAAGGACCCAGCCAaggtcagagagagagaggaggcccAATCAGTACCTCCACCGAGGAAGATATGCTTTTGTCGATTGGTTTGCTCCAAATTTGTCGGGGAAATGTGATGACACGGTTGAAAAGCTCAAACCAAAAGAAATATTGTAATATTATTACAGTACAACCATTTTACCTGCACTAACCTTGGTGCTTGGTTGTCTCCGGTTGTCCTCAAAATCCAATTTCCAATTctgttttttaaattgattttcTTATGAAACATTGGCAGACCTCTTCCAAGCCCGAACAGACATGAAATGGTCCTTTTCGTACCTGTTCCACTCcagcgccatctgctggatcCTCACTCGGCACAAGGTGTCCACTAACAGTTGGATTGGAACGTGCTCCTGCTTCTGTCTCAGGTTTGCTCCAAACTGAGCGTGGAGCTGTCAGAGTTGGTGGTGTACTGCCGCAGCGTCCCTTTCTGCGGTTTCGCAAACGAGGGTGAAAAGCCGGCGGATGAAATGTCCTCCTTCTCCGAGAACGACGCCCTGAAGCTCATCAAAGACTCGGGTACCAGACAGTGAGAGGGCAAAGCATGCTATTTGTCAGACACGTCGCAAATTCAATATTGCATCCATCCGGCAGTGCGACACTTGACACATGACGATACTGACGTTTGATTTGTTTGCATGAGTCATTTAGCGTCAAGCAACGGCAAGGCCGTCGACGGGCGCGTGCGTCCATCCTGTCAATGAATTTGGCACTTTGCAAGCGCTGCTTTTGTGGGAATGTTCCTTTTTCAGGGAAGCTCTTTGTGAGACACAACAGCAGGCAGCTGAGCCGGATCTACCCCTCCGGACAGCGTCTCCAGTCATCCAACTTCAACCCCCAGGAAATGTGGAACGCTGGCTGCCAGATGGGTAAGCAATAGAATATGGAGGTTGGAACCAGACGGTCTGGACGAACATGCTCAGCGGTACCTACAGCTGTTTGAACGTGAAAAATGGACTCTGGTAGCGTAAGAAAGCTATTGGTCCTTTTGGGCGTGCGTAAGAAAGCCATTGTTCCTTTTGGGCGTGCGTAAGAAAGCCATTGTTCCTTTTGGGCGTGCGTAAGAAAGCCATTGTTCCTTTTTgccctgcgtgcgtgcgtgcgtgcgtgcagtgGCTCTGAACTTCCAGACCCCCGGTGAGCCCATGGACCTGAACCAGGGCCGCTTTCTTCCCAACGGCCGCTGCGGCTACGTCCTGAAAGCCGACTTCCTGTGCAGCGGCGATTCCGACTTCAACCCGGAAAACACGGGCGGGGGTCCCGGTCACGTCCCCACCCAGCTGACTATACGAGTAAGTCCGCTCACAAATGTTACCGACCGCTGAATGTGTTTAcgacttgtttgtttgttcgcaGGTGATATCGGCTCAGCAGCTTCCGAAAATCAACACGGACAAAGCCAGCTCCATTGTGGACCCGCAGGTGTGGGTGGAGATTCACGGCGTGGCCATCGATAACACCAGAGACAAAACGCAGCGTATCGACAACAATGGTGCTTCTTCTTGCTTCGTGTCGTTTTCTTTGCAACAGAAGCGCCGCTGATAGCGGCAATGTCGCAAACGCGCCTGCGACAGACTTCCTCTGCTCTCGTGCGCCCCCTGCAGGCTTCAACCCGCGATGGGACTGCACGCTCAGCTTCCAGTTGCAGGTTCCTGAGCTGGCGCTGGTGCGCTTCGTCGTCGAGGACCATGACCACAAAGCCAAGAACGACTTTGTGGGACAGTTTACGTTACCCTTCACCAGCTTGCGCACGGGTAGCTACGCttgtattttcaaattcaaaaactcttgaatcttgaaatgcGCAATCGGCGTCCTTTTGGATTGCATTCTACGGATGGCAGCCGCTCAGTCCCCTTTGTCCGCTCTCAGGTTACCGACACGTCCACCTGCTGAAGGCCGACGGTTCTCGGCTGGCCCCCGCTACGCTCTTCATCCACGTCAAAGTGTCCCGCAAAGGTGTTCCCATCAAACACGTGTGTGAAAGTACGCCGTGCCCCAGGAAAAAAAGTGTCAACCTCAGTAAGTAAGTAAGAGCTTCTTAGTTCCGGGCTGGCTTGGGCTGGGCAAACTCAAGGGACACATTAGATGTTTCAAATGAGCCAgctcaaaaatgaattcaaatgtTAAATTAGAATGAATTCGActtcatttttattcttttgattGAATTCAATTCCATATGCTACGTCAGCAGACAAATACCTTTTTATAGGTACCGATTTTAAATAGCCTCTCCACGTCAACAAATATTGTCCCTCCTTGCCTTCGATGCACACAAGCAGCACTTCATTGCCTGGAAGCACAGT
Proteins encoded:
- the plcd3a gene encoding 1-phosphatidylinositol 4,5-bisphosphate phosphodiesterase delta-3-A isoform X6, which gives rise to MHLKHLSIYLSLSLSLYLYLYLYLYLYLYLSLSLSLSLYLSLSLSLSLYLSIYLSMYVAFKNNRSGGALVSDVERQVAVLMQAEKQRKCAPALGLILREGTGALHRGGTTRGPPPFSSSLPPSFLPSLPPVFPRRQHLRLLFGTRASPLRHLAASSRPKQASKQAGRQDASVSPPSCWPAAASRRLPPPGSPEPKWPRRAPIPFEGWLRSDSSLLDNEDVRVMMRGSNMVKVRSARWQKRRDLRLLDDGLTVWCESSKSSRKAKARQTFAVTEVECVREGCQSEALRRISGSVPDSRCFTVVFRGARKSLDLLCPCEDEAQRWVRGLRTLKERVANMTQKEKLDHWIRGYLRRADQNQDGKMSYDEVRRLLQMINIDLSEQYARSLFKRCDRSGDSRLDHNEIEEFCRELLRRPELDAVFRHYSGNGCVLSTAELRDFLGDQGEDASLAHAQNLIGTYELNDWEEPIHDPERLHYVHAVAGERRAEPGTRPCLPGHEPPPGPLLHLHLAQHLPHQGPSDQRQQHRALHQGFDSRLPLRGAGLLGRRQRRAGHLPRSHAHLQSAFQGGHCHHRPVRLQGVSVPSDLVPGEPLLRGAAGGHGQTPPRHPGQQAAQQAPQRPLAQGPALTRRAEGTYSGQGEEADPSAGPAGQERKLRQLLLKLRGRADGRKQEHAQEGPSQGLLQTERGAVRVGGVLPQRPFLRFRKRG
- the plcd3a gene encoding 1-phosphatidylinositol 4,5-bisphosphate phosphodiesterase delta-3-A isoform X3 yields the protein MQAEKQRKCAPALGLILREGTGALHRGGTTRGPPPFSSSLPPSFLPSLPPVFPRRQHLRLLFGTRASPLRHLAASSRPKQASKQAGRQDASVSPPSCWPAAASRRLPPPGSPEPKWPRRAPIPFEGWLRSDSSLLDNEDVRVMMRGSNMVKVRSARWQKRRDLRLLDDGLTVWCESSKSSRKAKARQTFAVTEVECVREGCQSEALRRISGSVPDSRCFTVVFRGARKSLDLLCPCEDEAQRWVRGLRTLKERVANMTQKEKLDHWIRGYLRRADQNQDGKMSYDEVRRLLQMINIDLSEQYARSLFKRCDRSGDSRLDHNEIEEFCRELLRRPELDAVFRHYSGNGCVLSTAELRDFLGDQGEDASLAHAQNLIGTYELNDWAQKNQFMTQNGFTMYMLSRENDVLNPEHARVYQDMSRPLAHYFISTSHNTYLTKDQVTSASSTEPYIRALIQGCRCVELDCWDGDKGEPVIYHGHTLTSKVPFREVIVTIAQYAFKASPYPLILSLENHCSVEQQVVMAKHLHAILGSKLLNKPLSGHSLKDLPSPEELRGRILVKGKKQIPQLGQLGKNGSYGSFSSSSEDEQTGANKSTPKKDPAKVCSKLSVELSELVVYCRSVPFCGFANEGEKPADEMSSFSENDALKLIKDSGKLFVRHNSRQLSRIYPSGQRLQSSNFNPQEMWNAGCQMVALNFQTPGEPMDLNQGRFLPNGRCGYVLKADFLCSGDSDFNPENTGGGPGHVPTQLTIRVISAQQLPKINTDKASSIVDPQVWVEIHGVAIDNTRDKTQRIDNNDFLCSRAPPAGFNPRWDCTLSFQLQVPELALVRFVVEDHDHKAKNDFVGQFTLPFTSLRTGYRHVHLLKADGSRLAPATLFIHVKVSRKGVPIKHVCESTPCPRKKSVNLSK
- the plcd3a gene encoding 1-phosphatidylinositol 4,5-bisphosphate phosphodiesterase delta-3-A isoform X5: MLASSGKSPVTSAREPRAKVAEKSADPIRRLGLLDNEDVRVMMRGSNMVKVRSARWQKRRDLRLLDDGLTVWCESSKSSRKAKARQTFAVTEVECVREGCQSEALRRISGSVPDSRCFTVVFRGARKSLDLLCPCEDEAQRWVRGLRTLKERVANMTQKEKLDHWIRGYLRRADQNQDGKMSYDEVRRLLQMINIDLSEQYARSLFKRCDRSGDSRLDHNEIEEFCRELLRRPELDAVFRHYSGNGCVLSTAELRDFLGDQGEDASLAHAQNLIGTYELNDWAQKNQFMTQNGFTMYMLSRENDVLNPEHARVYQDMSRPLAHYFISTSHNTYLTKDQVTSASSTEPYIRALIQGCRCVELDCWDGDKGEPVIYHGHTLTSKVPFREVIVTIAQYAFKASPYPLILSLENHCSVEQQVVMAKHLHAILGSKLLNKPLSGHSLKDLPSPEELRGRILVKGKKQIPQLGQLGKNGSYGSFSSSSEDEQTGANKSTPKKDPAKVCSKLSVELSELVVYCRSVPFCGFANEGEKPADEMSSFSENDALKLIKDSGKLFVRHNSRQLSRIYPSGQRLQSSNFNPQEMWNAGCQMVALNFQTPGEPMDLNQGRFLPNGRCGYVLKADFLCSGDSDFNPENTGGGPGHVPTQLTIRVISAQQLPKINTDKASSIVDPQVWVEIHGVAIDNTRDKTQRIDNNGFNPRWDCTLSFQLQVPELALVRFVVEDHDHKAKNDFVGQFTLPFTSLRTGYRHVHLLKADGSRLAPATLFIHVKVSRKGVPIKHVCESTPCPRKKSVNLSK
- the plcd3a gene encoding 1-phosphatidylinositol 4,5-bisphosphate phosphodiesterase delta-3-A isoform X2; this encodes MHLKHLSIYLSLSLSLYLYLYLYLYLYLYLSLSLSLSLYLSLSLSLSLYLSIYLSMYVAFKNNRSGGALVSDVERQVAVLMQAEKQRKCAPALGLILREGTGALHRGGTTRGPPPFSSSLPPSFLPSLPPVFPRRQHLRLLFGTRASPLRHLAASSRPKQASKQAGRQDASVSPPSCWPAAASRRLPPPGSPEPKWPRRAPIPFEGWLRSDSSLLDNEDVRVMMRGSNMVKVRSARWQKRRDLRLLDDGLTVWCESSKSSRKAKARQTFAVTEVECVREGCQSEALRRISGSVPDSRCFTVVFRGARKSLDLLCPCEDEAQRWVRGLRTLKERVANMTQKEKLDHWIRGYLRRADQNQDGKMSYDEVRRLLQMINIDLSEQYARSLFKRCDRSGDSRLDHNEIEEFCRELLRRPELDAVFRHYSGNGCVLSTAELRDFLGDQGEDASLAHAQNLIGTYELNDWAQKNQFMTQNGFTMYMLSRENDVLNPEHARVYQDMSRPLAHYFISTSHNTYLTKDQVTSASSTEPYIRALIQGCRCVELDCWDGDKGEPVIYHGHTLTSKVPFREVIVTIAQYAFKASPYPLILSLENHCSVEQQVVMAKHLHAILGSKLLNKPLSGHSLKDLPSPEELRGRILVKGKKQIPQLGQLGKNGSYGSFSSSSEDEQTGANKSTPKKDPAKVCSKLSVELSELVVYCRSVPFCGFANEGEKPADEMSSFSENDALKLIKDSGKLFVRHNSRQLSRIYPSGQRLQSSNFNPQEMWNAGCQMVALNFQTPGEPMDLNQGRFLPNGRCGYVLKADFLCSGDSDFNPENTGGGPGHVPTQLTIRVISAQQLPKINTDKASSIVDPQVWVEIHGVAIDNTRDKTQRIDNNGFNPRWDCTLSFQLQVPELALVRFVVEDHDHKAKNDFVGQFTLPFTSLRTGYRHVHLLKADGSRLAPATLFIHVKVSRKGVPIKHVCESTPCPRKKSVNLSK
- the plcd3a gene encoding 1-phosphatidylinositol 4,5-bisphosphate phosphodiesterase delta-3-A isoform X1; the encoded protein is MHLKHLSIYLSLSLSLYLYLYLYLYLYLYLSLSLSLSLYLSLSLSLSLYLSIYLSMYVAFKNNRSGGALVSDVERQVAVLMQAEKQRKCAPALGLILREGTGALHRGGTTRGPPPFSSSLPPSFLPSLPPVFPRRQHLRLLFGTRASPLRHLAASSRPKQASKQAGRQDASVSPPSCWPAAASRRLPPPGSPEPKWPRRAPIPFEGWLRSDSSLLDNEDVRVMMRGSNMVKVRSARWQKRRDLRLLDDGLTVWCESSKSSRKAKARQTFAVTEVECVREGCQSEALRRISGSVPDSRCFTVVFRGARKSLDLLCPCEDEAQRWVRGLRTLKERVANMTQKEKLDHWIRGYLRRADQNQDGKMSYDEVRRLLQMINIDLSEQYARSLFKRCDRSGDSRLDHNEIEEFCRELLRRPELDAVFRHYSGNGCVLSTAELRDFLGDQGEDASLAHAQNLIGTYELNDWAQKNQFMTQNGFTMYMLSRENDVLNPEHARVYQDMSRPLAHYFISTSHNTYLTKDQVTSASSTEPYIRALIQGCRCVELDCWDGDKGEPVIYHGHTLTSKVPFREVIVTIAQYAFKASPYPLILSLENHCSVEQQVVMAKHLHAILGSKLLNKPLSGHSLKDLPSPEELRGRILVKGKKQIPQLGQLGKNGSYGSFSSSSEDEQTGANKSTPKKDPAKVCSKLSVELSELVVYCRSVPFCGFANEGEKPADEMSSFSENDALKLIKDSGKLFVRHNSRQLSRIYPSGQRLQSSNFNPQEMWNAGCQMVALNFQTPGEPMDLNQGRFLPNGRCGYVLKADFLCSGDSDFNPENTGGGPGHVPTQLTIRVISAQQLPKINTDKASSIVDPQVWVEIHGVAIDNTRDKTQRIDNNDFLCSRAPPAGFNPRWDCTLSFQLQVPELALVRFVVEDHDHKAKNDFVGQFTLPFTSLRTGYRHVHLLKADGSRLAPATLFIHVKVSRKGVPIKHVCESTPCPRKKSVNLSK
- the plcd3a gene encoding 1-phosphatidylinositol 4,5-bisphosphate phosphodiesterase delta-3-A isoform X4; this translates as MLASSGKSPVTSAREPRAKVAEKSADPIRRLGLLDNEDVRVMMRGSNMVKVRSARWQKRRDLRLLDDGLTVWCESSKSSRKAKARQTFAVTEVECVREGCQSEALRRISGSVPDSRCFTVVFRGARKSLDLLCPCEDEAQRWVRGLRTLKERVANMTQKEKLDHWIRGYLRRADQNQDGKMSYDEVRRLLQMINIDLSEQYARSLFKRCDRSGDSRLDHNEIEEFCRELLRRPELDAVFRHYSGNGCVLSTAELRDFLGDQGEDASLAHAQNLIGTYELNDWAQKNQFMTQNGFTMYMLSRENDVLNPEHARVYQDMSRPLAHYFISTSHNTYLTKDQVTSASSTEPYIRALIQGCRCVELDCWDGDKGEPVIYHGHTLTSKVPFREVIVTIAQYAFKASPYPLILSLENHCSVEQQVVMAKHLHAILGSKLLNKPLSGHSLKDLPSPEELRGRILVKGKKQIPQLGQLGKNGSYGSFSSSSEDEQTGANKSTPKKDPAKVCSKLSVELSELVVYCRSVPFCGFANEGEKPADEMSSFSENDALKLIKDSGKLFVRHNSRQLSRIYPSGQRLQSSNFNPQEMWNAGCQMVALNFQTPGEPMDLNQGRFLPNGRCGYVLKADFLCSGDSDFNPENTGGGPGHVPTQLTIRVISAQQLPKINTDKASSIVDPQVWVEIHGVAIDNTRDKTQRIDNNDFLCSRAPPAGFNPRWDCTLSFQLQVPELALVRFVVEDHDHKAKNDFVGQFTLPFTSLRTGYRHVHLLKADGSRLAPATLFIHVKVSRKGVPIKHVCESTPCPRKKSVNLSK